A stretch of Garra rufa chromosome 11, GarRuf1.0, whole genome shotgun sequence DNA encodes these proteins:
- the tmem91 gene encoding transmembrane protein 91, producing MENLDELEHPLLGDSSPKNSSGSGLFKSILMRNEEDKRLPPLDWRNYCSPTDIQQQQLLDPCSLSSTLETLYPPTTIWAAADSLGIHSKEYLETTFVDIGPGSPLERKLLAETRDVHSVSYSIEDGDDLLPDFEDSSSDDFSDTDSESNFPIMIPQDYLGLAFFSMLCCFWPLGIAAFYLSQKTNKASAQGDFQGASAASRQALWLSILSIVFGIITYICAIAALISYLSGKPP from the exons ATGGAGAATCTTGATGAACTAGAACATCCATTGTTGGGTGACAGTAGCCCCAAAAACTCTAGTGGTAGTGGACTGTTCAAAAGCATACTGATGAGAAATGAGGAGGACAAAAGACTTCCCCCTCTTGACTGGAGGAATTATTGCAGTCCTACAGACATTCAACAGCAGCAGTTACTGGATCCCTGTTCATTGTCTAGCACTCTAGAGACTCTTTATCCTCCTACTACCATTTGGGCCGCTGCTGACTCCTTGGGCATCCACAGTAAGGAGTATCTGGAAACCACTTTTGTGGACATTGGCCCTGGTTCACCATTGGAAAGGAAGTTACTGGCAGAGACGAGAGATGTCCATAGCGTATCCTACAGCATTGAAGATGGGGATGACCTTTTGCCCGACTTTGAG GACTCCTCCAGTGATGACTTCAGTGATACAGACAGTGAAAGCAACTTTCCCATCATGATCCCTCAAGATTACCTGGGCCTGGCTTTCTTCTCCATGCTCTGTTGTTTCTGGCCTCTGGGCATTGCTGCGTTCTATCTTTCCCAAAAG ACAAACAAAGCATCAGCACAAGGAGATTTCCAGGGTGCCAGTGCGGCATCCCGCCAGGCTCTGTGGCTCTCCATCCTTTCGATCGTGTTTGGCATCATCACTTACATCTGCGCCATCGCCGCCCTGATCTCCTATCTGTCCGGGAAGCCACCTTAA